In Phacochoerus africanus isolate WHEZ1 chromosome 14, ROS_Pafr_v1, whole genome shotgun sequence, one genomic interval encodes:
- the ARMC7 gene encoding armadillo repeat-containing protein 7 isoform X2, which translates to MAQKPKVDPHVGRLGYLQALVTEFQETESQDAKEQVLANLANFAYDPSNYQYLRQLQVLDLFLDSLSEENETLVEFAIEK; encoded by the exons ATGGCCCAGAAGCCTAAGGTAGACCCTCACGTCGGCCGGCTAGGATATCTTCAGGCGCTGGTCACGGAATTCCAGGAGACAGAGAGCCAAG ACGCCAAGGAGCAAGTACTGGCCAACCTCGCTAACTTCGCCTATGACCCCAGTAATTACCAGTATCtgcggcagctgcaggtcctggATTTATTCCTTGATTCACTGTCGGAAGAGAATGAAACCCTGGTGGAGTTTGCTATTG AGAAGTAG